A stretch of Chitinophaga caeni DNA encodes these proteins:
- the rpsG gene encoding 30S ribosomal protein S7, translating to MRKQAAKKLPLAPDPKFGDKVVTRFVNNIMEQGKKSVAYKIFYDAIDRVSEITSENGYEVWKKALANVTPAVEVRSRRIGGATFQIPSEVRADRKVSLSMKWLIRYASERNGKSMAEKLANEIVAASKGEGAAFKKKEDTHRMAEANKAFSHFKV from the coding sequence ATGAGAAAGCAAGCTGCGAAAAAATTACCCTTGGCTCCAGATCCAAAATTTGGTGACAAAGTGGTAACCCGTTTTGTGAATAACATCATGGAGCAAGGTAAAAAAAGCGTTGCCTATAAAATATTCTACGACGCGATCGATAGAGTTAGCGAAATCACTAGCGAAAACGGTTACGAAGTATGGAAAAAAGCATTAGCTAACGTAACTCCTGCCGTTGAAGTTAGAAGCCGCCGTATCGGTGGTGCTACCTTCCAAATCCCTTCAGAAGTTCGTGCCGATAGGAAAGTTTCCTTGAGTATGAAATGGTTGATCCGTTACGCTTCTGAAAGAAACGGTAAGAGCATGGCCGAAAAATTAGCCAACGAAATCGTTGCTGCTAGTAAAGGTGAAGGTGCCGCTTTCAAAAAGAAAGAAGATACCCACCGTATGGCTGAAGCTAACAAGGCATTCTCCCACTTTAAAGTTTAA